Proteins from a genomic interval of Caldicellulosiruptor diazotrophicus:
- a CDS encoding chemotaxis protein CheC: protein MNLSNSEINEMYLDVLKELGNIGTGNAVSALAMMIGRKINMKVPVVKMVKLQEVPEILGGAEIPVVGILLNVEGDIEGFIMFVMSQASAHLLVNMLMGTTLNGYNEFTDIEKSALMEIGNILAGAYLTALSTLTGFKMIQSVPQLAEDMAGAILSFPAIQFGETGDTALYIETEIFEESSRIVADFFLIPTIESYKKMLKALGVA, encoded by the coding sequence ATGAATTTGTCAAACAGCGAAATAAACGAAATGTATTTAGATGTATTAAAAGAACTTGGGAACATAGGAACAGGTAATGCAGTGTCAGCTCTTGCCATGATGATAGGTAGAAAAATAAACATGAAGGTTCCTGTTGTAAAGATGGTAAAACTCCAAGAAGTTCCAGAAATTCTTGGCGGAGCAGAGATACCCGTAGTTGGAATATTATTGAACGTGGAAGGCGACATAGAAGGATTTATAATGTTTGTGATGTCTCAAGCATCAGCTCACCTTCTTGTTAACATGTTAATGGGTACAACTTTAAATGGATACAATGAATTTACTGACATAGAAAAGTCTGCTTTGATGGAGATCGGAAACATTTTAGCTGGGGCATATTTAACAGCACTATCAACTCTTACAGGTTTTAAGATGATTCAGTCTGTTCCCCAGCTTGCTGAGGATATGGCAGGTGCAATTTTAAGCTTTCCTGCTATTCAGTTTGGCGAGACAGGGGACACTGCTCTTTATATCGAAACAGAGATTTTTGAAGAAAGCAGTAGGATTGTTGCTGATTTTTTCCTTATACCAACAATAGAGTCATATAAAAAAATGTTAAAGGCACTGGGAGTAGCATAA
- a CDS encoding chemotaxis protein CheD produces the protein MMEIIKVGMADLNVTGYPNALTTLGLGSCVGVCIYDTKTKIIGMIHIMLPYSWGVKNNTNPAKFADTGIPLLIEKMEELGATKKNMVSKLAGGAQMFEVTRSEFMNIGKRNVDAAKKVLYEQNIPIVAEDTGGNYGRTIIFYSEDGRLEIKTIGKGTKTI, from the coding sequence ATGATGGAGATTATAAAAGTAGGCATGGCAGATTTAAATGTTACTGGTTATCCAAATGCGCTTACCACACTTGGACTTGGTTCTTGCGTTGGGGTGTGTATATACGACACAAAGACAAAGATAATAGGAATGATACATATTATGCTTCCTTACAGCTGGGGTGTAAAAAATAATACTAATCCTGCGAAGTTTGCGGATACAGGTATACCCCTACTCATAGAGAAAATGGAAGAGCTTGGTGCTACGAAAAAAAATATGGTTTCCAAACTTGCAGGTGGAGCTCAGATGTTTGAAGTAACACGTTCTGAGTTTATGAACATTGGAAAAAGAAACGTAGATGCTGCCAAAAAAGTTTTATATGAACAAAATATACCTATTGTAGCAGAAGATACTGGAGGAAATTATGGTAGAACTATTATATTTTACTCTGAAGATGGTAGGCTTGAAATAAAAACAATTGGCAAGGGGACAAAAACAATTTAA
- a CDS encoding FliA/WhiG family RNA polymerase sigma factor, with translation MDDAFLWEKFTKTKDPKIKEQLIIKYMPLVKLVAGRMAIYFGGNVEYDDLVSYGSIGLLDAIEKFDSQKGVKFETYAYTRIKGAIIDCVRSQDFLPRSIRQKAKEIERAYIEIEKEGKTPTVQEVAKRIGISIDELQKLQEKISSGMIISLESFLEQNYESKIGGLEDFVSQPEHFIENEELREVLRQQIDSLMENERMVIVLYYYEDLSIKEIAKILGVSESRVSQLHTRALLKLRSALQKYLEK, from the coding sequence ATGGATGATGCATTTTTGTGGGAGAAGTTTACAAAGACAAAAGACCCTAAGATAAAAGAACAGCTTATAATAAAATATATGCCACTTGTAAAGCTTGTAGCTGGCAGGATGGCCATTTATTTTGGTGGCAATGTTGAATATGACGATTTGGTAAGTTATGGTTCGATTGGTCTTCTTGATGCAATAGAGAAGTTTGATAGTCAAAAAGGAGTCAAATTTGAGACATACGCTTATACAAGAATAAAAGGAGCAATAATTGACTGTGTTAGAAGTCAAGACTTTTTGCCCAGAAGCATTCGACAGAAAGCAAAAGAGATAGAAAGAGCGTACATTGAGATAGAAAAAGAAGGTAAAACACCGACAGTTCAGGAAGTTGCCAAGAGAATTGGGATTTCGATTGATGAACTTCAGAAACTGCAAGAAAAGATATCCAGTGGTATGATTATTTCACTGGAAAGTTTCTTGGAACAGAACTATGAAAGCAAAATTGGCGGACTTGAAGATTTTGTGTCTCAGCCGGAACATTTTATAGAGAATGAAGAGCTCAGAGAAGTCTTGAGACAACAGATAGATAGTCTTATGGAGAATGAAAGGATGGTGATAGTGCTTTATTACTATGAAGATCTTAGCATAAAAGAGATAGCAAAAATCCTGGGTGTATCTGAGTCACGTGTTAGTCAGCTTCACACACGAGCACTTTTAAAACTCAGAAGTGCGTTACAAAAGTATTTGGAAAAGTAG
- a CDS encoding DUF342 domain-containing protein, translated as MSNEQKVDIKVMVTSDRLKASIVLIQNQNGIDLTYENVMNKLRENKITFGIDEEAIKKIIENPIFGTPVVVAQGKPPGKPVDGKLIYHFDVKREIRPKELPDGRVDYKDLGIVQNVRKDDVLVTMIDPIDGENGMDVFGGVIRGQKGRKLNLPRGKNTYIDSDGHTLKAACDGQVCIIDGKVTVLNTLEINSDIDNSTGNINFVGNIHIKGSVLSGFKVVAEGNIEVDGIVEAAEIEAKGNVVLHKGITGMGKGRVIAGKSVFAKFIENATVVAGEDVQAEAIVHSDIKCGNKLVLVGRKASIVGGSCKVGKEVEAKVIGSYLSTVTEIEVGVDPIMLERYREIKKEMSELRENIKKCDQGIEVLKKIEAAGLLTDEKREMLQKFTRSKITASERLKTLQSEFEEIEKRLEERNEGIVKVQDTVYPGVKITIGNVCKLIKEPVKYCKIYREDADIKIAPYA; from the coding sequence ATGTCAAATGAACAAAAGGTTGATATAAAGGTTATGGTGACATCTGATAGATTAAAAGCAAGTATAGTGCTTATACAGAATCAAAATGGTATAGATTTGACATATGAAAATGTGATGAATAAATTGAGAGAAAATAAAATTACATTTGGGATAGATGAAGAAGCCATAAAGAAGATTATTGAAAATCCTATTTTTGGGACACCTGTTGTGGTAGCTCAAGGAAAGCCGCCTGGTAAACCTGTGGATGGCAAGCTTATATACCACTTTGATGTCAAACGTGAGATAAGACCCAAAGAACTTCCTGATGGAAGAGTAGATTACAAGGACTTAGGAATTGTCCAGAATGTGCGAAAAGATGATGTTCTTGTCACGATGATAGATCCAATTGATGGAGAAAATGGTATGGATGTTTTTGGAGGGGTGATAAGAGGGCAAAAAGGTAGGAAGTTAAATCTCCCAAGGGGGAAAAATACATACATAGATTCTGACGGTCATACATTAAAAGCTGCGTGCGATGGTCAGGTGTGCATAATTGATGGAAAGGTTACAGTATTAAATACATTGGAGATTAACTCTGATATAGACAATTCAACGGGTAACATAAACTTTGTTGGTAATATTCACATAAAAGGAAGTGTGCTTTCTGGGTTTAAGGTTGTTGCTGAGGGGAATATAGAGGTAGATGGTATTGTCGAGGCAGCTGAAATTGAGGCAAAAGGAAATGTAGTACTGCACAAAGGAATAACAGGTATGGGTAAGGGCAGAGTTATTGCCGGCAAGAGTGTTTTTGCAAAGTTTATTGAGAATGCTACTGTTGTTGCTGGAGAAGATGTTCAGGCAGAAGCAATTGTTCATAGTGACATAAAGTGCGGTAATAAACTTGTACTTGTTGGCAGGAAAGCTTCTATTGTTGGTGGGTCTTGTAAGGTTGGTAAAGAGGTTGAAGCAAAAGTGATAGGTTCGTATCTTTCTACTGTTACTGAAATAGAAGTTGGGGTTGATCCTATTATGTTGGAAAGGTACAGAGAGATAAAAAAAGAGATGTCAGAGTTAAGAGAAAACATAAAAAAATGTGATCAAGGAATTGAGGTTCTGAAAAAGATAGAAGCAGCAGGTCTTTTAACAGATGAGAAAAGAGAGATGCTTCAAAAATTTACAAGGTCAAAGATAACAGCATCAGAAAGATTAAAAACATTGCAGAGTGAATTTGAAGAAATTGAAAAGCGACTTGAGGAGAGAAACGAAGGGATTGTTAAGGTTCAGGATACAGTATATCCAGGGGTTAAGATAACAATAGGGAATGTATGTAAACTTATAAAAGAACCAGTAAAATATTGTAAGATTTATAGAGAGGATGCAGATATAAAGATAGCACCATATGCTTAA
- a CDS encoding DUF6115 domain-containing protein: MDAYVILFIFFGLIVVLWSLRLLKKDIERGEKILHESEKAQKTLSQLLNEAIETIEELDNFGEYIIERIENKVRWAKGEILDIEKVPIKGNTEHLNTEKKVEKTNETKTYAQKEDFIEHVNDMRKNESKKQSKEELYRKAVDLYKQGYTVDEIASILNIGKGEAKLAIRIVGRERS; this comes from the coding sequence ATGGATGCCTATGTAATATTATTTATATTTTTTGGGTTAATTGTAGTATTGTGGTCGCTGAGGTTGTTAAAAAAGGATATAGAAAGAGGAGAGAAGATTTTACATGAATCAGAAAAGGCTCAAAAAACTCTTTCACAGCTTTTGAATGAAGCCATTGAGACTATTGAAGAATTAGATAATTTTGGTGAATATATTATTGAAAGAATAGAAAACAAGGTAAGATGGGCCAAAGGTGAGATCTTAGACATTGAAAAAGTGCCAATCAAAGGTAATACTGAGCATCTAAACACTGAAAAAAAAGTTGAAAAAACGAACGAAACAAAAACTTATGCACAAAAAGAAGATTTTATTGAACATGTAAATGATATGCGAAAAAATGAGAGCAAAAAACAGTCAAAAGAAGAGCTTTACAGAAAAGCAGTTGATCTTTACAAACAGGGGTATACAGTAGATGAGATTGCATCGATCTTAAATATTGGCAAGGGTGAAGCAAAACTTGCTATAAGAATAGTTGGGAGGGAGAGAAGCTGA
- a CDS encoding MltG/YceG/YrrL family protein, whose protein sequence is MGIGIGWILGVCAMYFITISNAKEVLPNLNSTVDIYIDNIENIADVLYRNGVIQDKESFERFLKSKNLNSNLLVGRRIQFLRAMTYEEIFEAVYNSHK, encoded by the coding sequence CTGGGGATAGGAATTGGATGGATACTTGGTGTTTGTGCAATGTATTTTATCACTATTTCGAACGCTAAAGAAGTTTTACCAAATCTTAATAGTACGGTGGACATTTATATTGACAATATTGAAAACATTGCAGATGTTCTTTACCGAAATGGAGTTATTCAGGACAAAGAGTCGTTTGAAAGGTTTTTAAAAAGCAAAAATCTAAATTCTAACTTATTGGTGGGGCGAAGGATACAATTTTTGAGAGCAATGACATATGAAGAGATTTTTGAAGCAGTATATAATAGTCATAAGTAA
- a CDS encoding AraC family transcriptional regulator produces MIEAINKILPVIVKTLERVHDNSWKMDYNIHDSYELIFIKKGNIDFWVEEEKIDLKAGDLLIIKPFTKHKFEVTGSSKAEFIVIGFYLNPDSKAKVNDLKEIYGFLKVLENIANKFYFFHVRKRSNIFFCLESILHEAKENKNSILLYIKCLELFVYITREVDSLEMIKNYDYSMIVKHIKEYIDKNYMEDIKMGDVAKRFFVSESSLSRIFKNHFGVLPKEYLLSKRIEKAKEYLTISNLKISNIAMMCGFSSLQRFNDIFKKYTGLSPTQYRKQILQDLSE; encoded by the coding sequence ATGATAGAAGCAATTAATAAAATCCTGCCTGTAATAGTAAAGACGCTTGAGAGAGTTCATGATAATAGCTGGAAAATGGATTATAATATTCATGACAGTTATGAACTTATATTCATAAAGAAAGGAAACATTGATTTTTGGGTAGAGGAAGAAAAAATTGATCTAAAAGCTGGTGACCTTTTGATAATAAAACCCTTTACAAAGCATAAGTTTGAGGTTACAGGTTCGAGCAAGGCTGAATTTATTGTAATAGGATTTTATTTAAATCCAGATAGCAAAGCAAAGGTAAATGATCTTAAAGAAATTTATGGCTTTTTAAAAGTTTTAGAAAACATAGCAAATAAATTTTACTTTTTTCATGTTCGAAAAAGAAGCAATATTTTCTTTTGTTTAGAATCTATTCTTCATGAGGCAAAAGAAAACAAAAATAGTATTCTTCTTTATATAAAATGTTTAGAGCTTTTCGTATATATAACACGGGAAGTTGATAGTCTTGAAATGATAAAAAATTACGACTATTCAATGATTGTAAAACATATTAAAGAATATATTGACAAAAACTACATGGAAGATATAAAAATGGGTGATGTTGCAAAGCGGTTTTTCGTGTCTGAAAGTAGTCTTTCAAGGATATTTAAAAACCATTTTGGGGTTTTACCAAAAGAATATTTACTTTCAAAGAGAATAGAAAAGGCAAAAGAGTATCTTACAATTTCAAATCTAAAGATTAGCAATATTGCAATGATGTGTGGATTTTCTTCACTTCAGAGGTTTAATGACATTTTCAAAAAGTATACAGGTCTGAGTCCTACCCAGTATCGAAAACAAATTTTACAAGATTTAAGTGAATAG
- a CDS encoding co-chaperone GroES yields MKIRPIGDRILIKFKEREEVTKSGIVLPDTVKEKPQIAEVIEVGPGGIVDGEKVEMVVKKGDKVIVSKYAGTEIKIDGEEYTIIRQDDVLAIIED; encoded by the coding sequence ATGAAGATAAGACCAATTGGTGATAGGATTCTAATCAAATTCAAGGAGAGAGAAGAGGTAACAAAGAGCGGTATTGTTCTTCCAGATACTGTAAAGGAAAAACCACAGATTGCTGAGGTAATCGAGGTTGGTCCAGGTGGAATTGTTGATGGTGAAAAGGTTGAAATGGTTGTGAAAAAAGGTGATAAGGTAATTGTAAGCAAATATGCAGGTACAGAAATCAAAATTGATGGTGAAGAATATACAATAATCAGACAAGATGATGTCTTAGCAATAATTGAAGATTAA
- the groL gene encoding chaperonin GroEL (60 kDa chaperone family; promotes refolding of misfolded polypeptides especially under stressful conditions; forms two stacked rings of heptamers to form a barrel-shaped 14mer; ends can be capped by GroES; misfolded proteins enter the barrel where they are refolded when GroES binds) has protein sequence MAAKMILFDEEARRALERGVNKLADTVKVTLGPKGRNVVLEKKFGSPQIVNDGVTIAKEIELEDPFENMGAQIVREVASKTNDIAGDGTTTATVLAQAMIREGLKNIAAGANPMILRKGIQKAVEVVVEEIRKMSKKVRGKEDITYVASISAGDEEIGKLVADAMEKVTNDGVITVEESKTTETTLEIVEGMQFDRGYISAYMVTDTERMEAVLDDPYILITDKKISTIQDILPLLEQIVQQGRKLLIIAEDVEGEALATLVVNKLRGTLQCVAVKAPGFGDRRKAMLQDIAILTGGQVISEELGLDLREVKLSQLGRARQVKVQKENTIIVDGAGDPSEIKARIQSIKKQIEETTSDFDREKLQERLAKLAGGVAVIHVGAATETELKEKKLRIEDALAATKAAVEEGIVPGGGTALINAIPALDKLIESLTGDEKTGAMIVRKALEEPLRQIAENAGLDGSVIVNKVKESPAGVGFDALNERFVDMFEAGIVDPTKVTRTAIQNAASAAAMLLTTEAVVAEKPEKEKNPPAPAPDMY, from the coding sequence ATGGCAGCAAAGATGATATTATTCGACGAAGAGGCAAGAAGGGCTTTAGAGCGTGGTGTTAATAAACTTGCAGATACAGTTAAAGTTACACTTGGACCAAAAGGAAGAAATGTTGTTCTTGAGAAGAAATTTGGTTCACCACAGATTGTAAATGACGGTGTTACAATTGCAAAGGAGATTGAGCTGGAAGACCCATTTGAGAACATGGGAGCACAGATTGTAAGAGAGGTTGCGTCTAAGACAAACGACATTGCAGGTGATGGTACAACAACTGCAACAGTTCTGGCACAGGCAATGATAAGAGAAGGTCTTAAGAACATTGCAGCTGGTGCGAATCCAATGATTTTAAGAAAGGGTATACAGAAAGCAGTTGAAGTTGTTGTAGAAGAAATTAGAAAGATGAGCAAGAAGGTAAGAGGGAAAGAAGACATCACATATGTTGCTTCAATCTCAGCAGGAGACGAAGAGATTGGTAAACTTGTTGCAGATGCAATGGAGAAGGTAACAAATGATGGTGTTATTACTGTTGAAGAGTCAAAAACAACAGAAACAACTCTTGAGATAGTTGAAGGTATGCAGTTTGACAGAGGTTACATCTCTGCATACATGGTAACAGATACAGAGAGAATGGAAGCAGTGCTTGATGATCCATACATCTTGATTACAGATAAGAAAATTTCGACAATCCAAGATATCTTGCCACTTCTTGAACAGATAGTTCAGCAGGGGAGAAAACTTTTGATAATTGCAGAGGATGTTGAAGGCGAAGCTTTGGCAACACTTGTTGTAAATAAACTCAGAGGAACACTCCAGTGTGTTGCAGTAAAAGCACCAGGATTTGGTGACAGAAGAAAAGCAATGCTGCAGGACATTGCAATATTAACTGGTGGTCAAGTAATTTCTGAAGAGCTTGGTCTTGACTTGAGAGAGGTAAAACTCAGCCAGCTTGGTCGTGCAAGACAAGTAAAAGTTCAGAAAGAAAATACTATCATTGTTGACGGTGCAGGAGACCCAAGCGAAATCAAAGCAAGAATTCAGTCTATCAAGAAACAGATTGAAGAAACAACATCTGATTTTGACAGAGAAAAACTTCAGGAAAGACTTGCAAAGCTTGCTGGTGGTGTTGCAGTAATTCATGTTGGTGCTGCAACTGAGACTGAGCTCAAAGAAAAGAAACTTAGAATTGAAGATGCTCTTGCTGCAACAAAAGCTGCAGTAGAAGAAGGAATTGTACCTGGTGGTGGTACAGCTCTAATTAATGCAATTCCAGCACTTGATAAGCTCATTGAAAGCCTCACTGGTGATGAGAAGACAGGTGCAATGATTGTAAGAAAAGCTCTGGAAGAACCACTCAGACAAATAGCTGAAAATGCTGGTTTAGACGGTTCAGTTATTGTAAACAAGGTAAAAGAGAGCCCAGCTGGTGTTGGATTTGATGCACTCAACGAGAGGTTTGTTGACATGTTCGAGGCGGGAATTGTTGACCCAACGAAGGTTACAAGAACAGCTATACAAAATGCTGCATCAGCCGCTGCAATGCTTCTGACAACAGAAGCAGTTGTTGCTGAAAAACCTGAAAAAGAGAAGAATCCACCAGCTCCAGCACCTGATATGTACTAA
- a CDS encoding Cof-type HAD-IIB family hydrolase yields MYKLIAIDLDMTLLDRNKNISYRNKKAIELAKKKGVKIVLCSGRILKGVMYFAKVLGLYDQVIVACNGAIVRDLKKNKDIYYIGLENEKSLEIARICKENDIYYHYYFQDTMIARRLDYSSKFYYEKNKELPEEERINIIIDDSENTLKACADLITKFVIIDADLKKVDYVRKIIEREISGIETTKSDINILEVMKEGVNKKSALEFVCSYLGIAPEEVMAIGDNENDLEMIEFAGLGIAMENAIEELKEIADYVTNSYDDDGVARAIEKFVLGETINV; encoded by the coding sequence ATGTACAAACTTATTGCAATTGACCTTGACATGACACTTTTAGACAGAAACAAAAATATCTCTTACAGGAACAAAAAAGCTATTGAGCTTGCAAAGAAAAAAGGTGTGAAGATTGTTCTGTGCTCAGGAAGAATCCTCAAAGGCGTGATGTATTTTGCAAAGGTTTTAGGACTTTATGACCAGGTTATTGTTGCCTGCAACGGTGCAATTGTGCGAGACCTCAAGAAAAATAAAGATATCTACTATATAGGTCTTGAGAATGAAAAGAGTCTGGAAATTGCCAGAATTTGCAAAGAAAATGACATCTATTATCATTACTATTTCCAGGACACAATGATAGCAAGAAGGCTTGATTATTCATCTAAATTTTATTACGAAAAGAATAAGGAACTTCCTGAAGAAGAGAGAATTAATATCATAATTGACGATTCTGAAAATACCCTTAAAGCCTGCGCTGATTTAATCACCAAATTTGTTATTATTGACGCTGATTTGAAAAAAGTAGACTATGTAAGGAAAATAATAGAGAGAGAAATTTCAGGTATTGAAACCACAAAATCAGACATTAACATTTTAGAAGTTATGAAAGAAGGAGTTAACAAGAAGAGTGCACTTGAATTTGTCTGTTCTTATTTAGGAATAGCACCAGAGGAAGTGATGGCAATAGGTGATAATGAAAATGACCTTGAGATGATTGAATTTGCCGGGCTTGGTATTGCAATGGAGAATGCTATTGAAGAACTTAAAGAAATAGCTGATTATGTGACGAACTCTTACGATGATGATGGGGTGGCAAGAGCAATAGAAAAGTTTGTTTTGGGGGAAACAATTAATGTGTAA
- a CDS encoding DUF362 domain-containing protein, which translates to MCKVAIVKCDTYNLQNVKDAILKGINLIGCEIPKKDCVLVKPNLLMKKSPEDAVTTHPTVVQATVEIIKEKVAKVIIADSPGGPYTKKRLENIYQAAGIKVLENLENVYLNYDTSYRDLNVERSTFKKLSLISPYFESQGIINLPKLKTHQMAVFTGAVKNLFGLVPGGQKAEMHFRFQDVRRFMEMLIEIFIVAKPMLNIMDGIVAMEGEGPSAGKPKKLGILLISEDAIALDYVACKIIGLDIKDVPLLEVAKEKGLLNPDEVEIVGEMIEDVAPSSFELVLRPEISFVKGRLPQFLSRFLDSFLSPRPVFDRNICIGCAECFNACPAQAIEMKSRKAYLDLKKCIKCYCCHELCPAKAIKIKRSFLFEKILK; encoded by the coding sequence ATGTGTAAGGTTGCGATTGTAAAGTGTGATACATATAACCTTCAGAATGTGAAAGATGCAATTTTAAAGGGTATAAACCTAATAGGTTGTGAAATTCCAAAAAAAGATTGCGTACTTGTAAAACCGAATCTTCTCATGAAAAAAAGCCCTGAAGATGCTGTTACCACCCATCCTACTGTTGTTCAGGCAACAGTAGAAATTATTAAAGAGAAAGTAGCAAAGGTTATAATAGCCGACAGTCCAGGTGGTCCGTACACCAAAAAGAGGCTTGAAAATATATACCAGGCTGCAGGAATTAAAGTACTTGAAAATCTTGAAAATGTTTATTTAAACTATGATACGTCTTATAGAGACCTTAATGTCGAAAGGTCAACTTTTAAAAAACTTTCATTGATATCCCCATACTTTGAAAGCCAGGGAATCATAAATCTTCCAAAACTTAAAACCCATCAGATGGCAGTCTTCACAGGTGCTGTTAAGAATTTGTTTGGGCTTGTCCCAGGTGGACAGAAAGCTGAGATGCATTTTAGGTTCCAGGATGTTAGAAGATTTATGGAGATGCTAATTGAAATCTTCATAGTAGCAAAGCCAATGTTAAATATTATGGACGGTATTGTTGCAATGGAAGGAGAAGGACCGTCGGCAGGAAAACCTAAAAAGCTTGGAATTTTGCTAATATCCGAGGATGCAATTGCTTTGGATTATGTGGCTTGTAAGATTATTGGGCTTGACATAAAAGATGTTCCTCTTTTGGAGGTGGCAAAGGAGAAAGGACTTTTAAATCCTGATGAGGTTGAGATTGTTGGTGAGATGATTGAAGATGTTGCACCATCGAGTTTTGAACTCGTCTTAAGACCCGAGATTTCTTTTGTGAAAGGAAGGCTTCCACAGTTTTTGTCAAGGTTTTTGGATAGTTTTCTCTCACCTAGACCAGTTTTCGACAGAAATATTTGTATAGGTTGTGCAGAGTGTTTCAACGCTTGTCCAGCTCAGGCTATTGAGATGAAGAGCAGAAAAGCGTACCTCGATTTGAAAAAATGTATAAAATGCTATTGCTGTCACGAACTTTGTCCTGCAAAGGCAATAAAAATCAAAAGATCATTCCTATTTGAAAAGATACTAAAATGA
- a CDS encoding chemotaxis protein CheX, with protein sequence MANVNVEYINPFIQASQQVLRQVANIDFKLGKVYIKEPTYKVDQVVVIIGMTGNIKGQVNFCMSIETAKNIASMMMGGYPVSEFDELAKSAIGEMANMIMGNSSTLFSQKGLKVEITPPSILIGENMTLSTSKMINICVPLLLDNGDKIDLDVAFMEN encoded by the coding sequence ATGGCAAATGTAAATGTTGAATACATCAATCCATTTATACAAGCGAGCCAGCAAGTACTAAGACAGGTTGCAAACATTGACTTTAAGCTTGGGAAAGTATACATTAAAGAACCAACATATAAAGTTGACCAAGTTGTTGTTATAATTGGAATGACAGGGAATATAAAAGGACAAGTAAACTTTTGCATGTCAATTGAAACAGCTAAAAATATTGCATCAATGATGATGGGAGGATATCCTGTATCAGAATTTGATGAGCTTGCCAAAAGTGCGATTGGTGAGATGGCAAATATGATTATGGGTAATAGTTCAACACTTTTTTCACAAAAAGGATTGAAGGTTGAGATAACACCCCCTTCAATTTTAATAGGTGAGAACATGACGCTCAGCACATCTAAAATGATAAACATATGTGTTCCGCTTTTACTTGACAACGGGGATAAAATTGATTTGGATGTTGCGTTCATGGAAAACTAA
- the trmL gene encoding tRNA (uridine(34)/cytosine(34)/5-carboxymethylaminomethyluridine(34)-2'-O)-methyltransferase TrmL — translation MPINIVLHEPEIPYNTGNIARTCACTGSKLHLIEPLGFSLEDKYLKRAGLDYWQYLDVKIYKDLNDFFEKNRGATIFYFSTKGKQYYTQALYEDNCYLMFGKETAGLPQWLIEQNIHRTYRIPMISDVRSLNLSNSVAIVLYEALRQLGFPNLV, via the coding sequence ATGCCAATAAACATTGTGTTACATGAACCTGAAATTCCATACAATACAGGAAACATTGCAAGAACGTGTGCATGTACAGGAAGCAAGCTCCATCTTATAGAGCCTCTTGGTTTTTCATTGGAAGATAAGTACTTGAAAAGAGCAGGTCTTGACTACTGGCAGTATTTGGATGTAAAGATATACAAGGATTTGAATGACTTTTTTGAAAAAAACAGAGGAGCAACCATTTTCTATTTTTCTACCAAAGGCAAACAATATTATACCCAGGCGCTATATGAAGACAATTGCTATCTTATGTTTGGCAAAGAAACAGCTGGTCTTCCTCAGTGGCTGATTGAACAGAACATACATAGGACTTACAGAATACCTATGATAAGCGATGTGAGGTCTTTAAATCTTTCAAATTCGGTTGCTATTGTTTTATATGAAGCTCTCAGACAGCTTGGCTTTCCTAATCTTGTCTAG